Below is a window of Calditrichota bacterium DNA.
AGCATAAGGCGAGTCGGGATATTTCTTCAGGAACCACTCCAGGGCATAGGCGGCAGAGTCGCGCTCTCCACGCGCCAAGAGGCACTGGACGCGCACATAGTGAGCATCATCGCACAGAGGGGAATCCGGGTACTGGCGGGCCAGCTGCAGACAACGTTGCGCGGCGCTATGATAGAGACCGAGCGCAAAGTCGTATTCTGCCAAGCGAAACAAGGCGTCGTCGGCAAAGGCAGTCGTCGGGAATTCCTCGGCTACTCGCTTGTAGTAGCGGGCCGCTTGCGCCCCCTCGGTTTCGGTTGCCCCCTGAAGAAAAAGGACGGTCGGGTCATTGGGAAACTGTCGCGCAAGGTCCCGAAGCCGTTGTTTGATCTCCGTAAGTCGATTCTGCTCAAGGAGCAACGTGACAGTCTCCGGCACCTGCGCGCGCAGCAGCGAAGC
It encodes the following:
- a CDS encoding SPOR domain-containing protein; the encoded protein is MGRELRMRRHWFAVTLAVLACGASLLRAQVPETVTLLLEQNRLTEIKQRLRDLARQFPNDPTVLFLQGATETEGAQAARYYKRVAEEFPTTAFADDALFRLAEYDFALGLYHSAAQRCLQLARQYPDSPLCDDAHYVRVQCLLARGERDSAAYALEWFLKKYPDSPYARLAALEVASKAGSQQSVPTARGQASPEPYSVQVGAFKEKANAEKLARALSREGYQCEVVPKERGRDLFYLVWVGLFQSEEAARRKGEELQARHGLPFRVVRR